A region of the Nocardia asteroides genome:
GCCGCCGTCGTGGTGATCCTCGGGCTCGCCGGTTGCGGGATCGACCGCACCCCCATCCCGGAGGGCATTCCGCCCGGCCCGGGCACCCCGCTGCCCGTGATCGACCTGGACGCTCCCGGACGCACGGCCGTCCAATTGCGTGGTTGGTCCGACGAACAGGCCGATCGGCTGGGTATCCCGTCGATCGCGCTGGAGGCCTACGGCTACGCGGCCGCCGTGATGACCCGGGCCCGTCCCGGCTGCGGCATCGCGTGGACCACGCTCGCGGGCATCGCGAGCGTGGAGAGCAAGCACGGCACCCATCGCGGTTCGGAGGTCGGCGACGACGGCTCGGTCCGCCCGCCGATCATCGGCATCCCGCTGGACGGCGCACCGGGCGTCGCGCGGATCGCCGACAGCGACGGCGGCGCGCTCGACGGCGATCCGGTGCACGACCGCGCCGTCGGTCCGCTGCAATTCATCCCGGAGACCTGGAAGCGCTGGGGCGTGGACGCCAACGGAGACGGCGTCGCCGATCCGCAGAACATCGACGACGCCGCGCTCACCGCGGCCCGGTACCTGTGCGCGAGCGGCGGCGACCTCACCTCCGAGCACGGCTGGCAGCGGGCGTTGCTCACCTACAACCAGTCGCGCAGCTACCTGCTGACCGTGCGTGACCGGGCCGCCAGCTACAGCGTCGGCCGCCGGGTGTGATCCGCCGGTCCCCGGAGTGCCGGTTACCCGCGGCGCGGCCGGGACGATAGGCTCGCAGCGCACGGCCCATCCCGTGAGACCTACCGTGTCAGCAGCCGAAGGAGTGTCGTTTTCGTGGCCATCATCGAACAGGTCGGAGCTCGCGAGATCCTGGATTCCCGCGGTAACCCCACCGTCGAGGTCGAGATCGCTCTCGACGACGGCACCCTGACCCGGGCGGCCGTGCCCTCCGGCGCGTCCACCGGCGAGCACGAGGCCGTCGAACTGCGCGATGGCGGCGAGCGCTACGGCGGCAAGGGCGTGCGCAAGGCGGTCGAGGGCGTGCTCGACGAGATCGCGCCCGCCGTGATCGGCTTGGACGCCGTGGAGCAGCGCACCGTCGATCAGGTTCTGCTCGACCTGGACGGCACCCAGGACAAGTCCCGCCTCGGCGCCAACGCGCTGCTCGGCGTTTCGCTGGCCGTGGCCCGCGCCGCCGCCGAGTCCTCGGGCCTGGAGCTGTTCCGCTACCTCGGTGGTCCGAACGCCCACGTGCTGCCCGTGCCGATGATGAACATCCTCAACGGCGGCGCGCACGCCGACACCGGCGTCGACGTCCAGGAATTCATGGTCGCCCCGATCGGCGCGGCGACCTTCAAGGAGTCGCTGCGCTGGGGCGCGGAGGTCTACCACGCGCTGAAGGCGGTGCTGAAGGCCAAGAGTCTGGCCACCGGCCTCGGTGACGAGGGCGGTTTCGCGCCCGACGTGGCGAGCACCAAGGCCGCGCTCGACCTGATCAGCGAGGCCATCGCCAAGACCGGCCTGAAGCTGGGCAGCGACGTCGCGCTCGCGCTCGATGTCGCGGCCACCGAGTTCTACACCTCGGGCAGCGGCTACAAGTTCGAGGGCGCCGTGCGCTCGGCCGAGGAGATGGCGCAGTTCTACGGCGAGCTGATCAACGCCTACCCGCTGGTGTCCATCGAGGACCCCCTGTCGGAGGACGACTGGGACGGCTGGGTCACCCTGACCGACCAGATCGGCGACAAGATCCAGCTCGTCGGCGACGACCTGTTCGTCACCAACCCGGAGCGCCTGGAAGAGGGCATCGCCAAGGGCGCGGCCAACGCGCTGCTGGTAAAGGTGAACCAGATCGGCACGCTTACCGAGACCCTGGACGCGGTGGAGCTGGCGCACCGCAACGGCTACAAGACGATGATGTCGCACCGGTCCGGCGAGACCGAGGACACCACCATCGCCGACTTGGCCGTCGCGGTCGGCAGCGGCCAGATCAAGACCGGCGCCCCGGCTCGCAGCGAGCGTGTCGCCAAGTACAACCAGCTGCTGCGCATCGAGGACGCGCTCGGCGACTCGGCGCGTTACGCCGGCGACGTGGCGTTCCCCCGCTTCGCGTTCGAAGGCTGACCCACGGTGCGAGCGGCGTGCCCCGCGGAGGTAGCCTGCGTGACCACGCAGGGCGCCGGGAGCGCCGCGAAGTAGAGACCGAGGCGTGAGATGACGGAGCGACGTGCGCGTGGGACCAGTCCGGCCGGACGCGGGGACCGCCGCACGTCGCGTGCCGCCAGATCACGTCCGGCCGACTCCGCGGCCAAGCGCGGCCGCAGGAGATCGGAGACCGCCCAGAAGCCGAAATGGCGCAGGAGCGCGTCGCGTTCGGCCGCCGAGCAGCACGACCACACTTTCCTCGGGCTCTCCACCGGCAAGGCGGTGATCCTCGCGATGGTGGTGTGCGGGCTCGCGCTCACCCTCGCCGTGCCGATGCGCACGTACTTCACCCAGCGCGCGGAGGCCGCGCAGCTGGCGCAGCAGCGCGAGGAACTGGAGGC
Encoded here:
- a CDS encoding lytic murein transglycosylase, with the translated sequence MEGVLRKTGACAAVVVILGLAGCGIDRTPIPEGIPPGPGTPLPVIDLDAPGRTAVQLRGWSDEQADRLGIPSIALEAYGYAAAVMTRARPGCGIAWTTLAGIASVESKHGTHRGSEVGDDGSVRPPIIGIPLDGAPGVARIADSDGGALDGDPVHDRAVGPLQFIPETWKRWGVDANGDGVADPQNIDDAALTAARYLCASGGDLTSEHGWQRALLTYNQSRSYLLTVRDRAASYSVGRRV
- the eno gene encoding phosphopyruvate hydratase; translation: MAIIEQVGAREILDSRGNPTVEVEIALDDGTLTRAAVPSGASTGEHEAVELRDGGERYGGKGVRKAVEGVLDEIAPAVIGLDAVEQRTVDQVLLDLDGTQDKSRLGANALLGVSLAVARAAAESSGLELFRYLGGPNAHVLPVPMMNILNGGAHADTGVDVQEFMVAPIGAATFKESLRWGAEVYHALKAVLKAKSLATGLGDEGGFAPDVASTKAALDLISEAIAKTGLKLGSDVALALDVAATEFYTSGSGYKFEGAVRSAEEMAQFYGELINAYPLVSIEDPLSEDDWDGWVTLTDQIGDKIQLVGDDLFVTNPERLEEGIAKGAANALLVKVNQIGTLTETLDAVELAHRNGYKTMMSHRSGETEDTTIADLAVAVGSGQIKTGAPARSERVAKYNQLLRIEDALGDSARYAGDVAFPRFAFEG
- a CDS encoding septum formation initiator family protein translates to MTERRARGTSPAGRGDRRTSRAARSRPADSAAKRGRRRSETAQKPKWRRSASRSAAEQHDHTFLGLSTGKAVILAMVVCGLALTLAVPMRTYFTQRAEAAQLAQQREELEADLARLRDRRAQQQDPAYIRTEARDRLRLVMPGETPYIVQVPGIEAPAPPPAPTRAREPDPWYTELWRSISEPGPSPAAAPPSQAPEGLEGPR